From Thunnus maccoyii chromosome 21, fThuMac1.1, whole genome shotgun sequence, the proteins below share one genomic window:
- the LOC121888403 gene encoding holocytochrome c-type synthase isoform X2: MGASMSTPATPTVRAEAMMAAPPQGCPMHQEAQPVKVSPPSECPMHQAQPVKECPMHKAEAGPAHQDRAYEFVECPMKAAAGVNNDIDPANMMPPPNQVPAPDQPFALSVTREESTIPRHGTEKHWVYPSEQMFWNAMLRKGWRWRDDDLAAPDMTNIIKIHNKNNEQAWQEILKWEALHADECPCGPTLKRFGGKAKEYSPRARIRHWMGYELPFDRHDWIIDRCGKEVRYVIDYYDGEINKDTYQFSILDVRPAFDSLDAVWDRMKVAWWRWTS; encoded by the exons ATGGGAGCCTCCATGTCCACACCTGCAACTCCTACAGTCAGAGCAGAGGCGATGATGGCCGCCCCTCCTCAGGGCTGCCCCATGCACCAAGAAGCCCAGCCTGTCAAAG TGTCTCCACCTTCAGAGTGTCCCATGCATCAAGCGCAGCCAGTCAAAG AGTGTCCGATGCATAAAGCAGAAGCAGGCCCAGCCCACCAAGACCGGGCCTATGAGTTTGTTGAGTGCCCCATGAAAGCTGCAGCAGGCGTGAATAATGACATCGATCCTGCAAATATG ATGCCTCCTCCTAACCAAGTGCCAGCTCCAGACCAGCCCTTTGCCCTGTCCGTTACCAGAGAGGAGTCCACGATTCCTCGCCATGGCACAGAAAAGCACTGGGTTTACCCATCTGAGCAGATGTTCTGGAACGCCATGCTGCGGAAGGG GTGGCGCTGGCGTGATGATGACCTTGCTGCTCCAGATATGACCAACATCATTAAAATCCATAACAAGAACAATGAGCAGGCCTGGCAGGAGATACTGAAATGGGAGGCCCTGCATGCAGA TGAATGTCCATGTGGTCCAACCTTGAAGAGGTTTGGTGGTAAAGCCAAAGAGTACTCACCGAGGGCTCGCATCCGCCACTGGATGGG CTACGAGCTGCCTTTTGACCGCCATGACTGGATCATCGACCGCTGTGGGAAGGAGGTGCGCTACGTCATTGACTACTACGATGGTGAAATCAACAAGGACACCTACCAGTTCTCCATCCTGGATGTACGCCCCGCCTTCGACTCTTTAGATGCTGTGTGGGATCGCATGAAGGTGGCCTGGTGGCGCTGGACCTCCTAA
- the LOC121888403 gene encoding holocytochrome c-type synthase isoform X1, giving the protein MGASMSTPATPTVRAEAMMAAPPQGCPMHQEAQPVKVSPPSECPMHQAQPVKVSPPSECPMHKAEAGPAHQDRAYEFVECPMKAAAGVNNDIDPANMMPPPNQVPAPDQPFALSVTREESTIPRHGTEKHWVYPSEQMFWNAMLRKGWRWRDDDLAAPDMTNIIKIHNKNNEQAWQEILKWEALHADECPCGPTLKRFGGKAKEYSPRARIRHWMGYELPFDRHDWIIDRCGKEVRYVIDYYDGEINKDTYQFSILDVRPAFDSLDAVWDRMKVAWWRWTS; this is encoded by the exons ATGGGAGCCTCCATGTCCACACCTGCAACTCCTACAGTCAGAGCAGAGGCGATGATGGCCGCCCCTCCTCAGGGCTGCCCCATGCACCAAGAAGCCCAGCCTGTCAAAG TGTCTCCACCTTCAGAGTGTCCCATGCATCAAGCGCAGCCAGTCAAAG TGTCTCCTCCATCAGAGTGTCCGATGCATAAAGCAGAAGCAGGCCCAGCCCACCAAGACCGGGCCTATGAGTTTGTTGAGTGCCCCATGAAAGCTGCAGCAGGCGTGAATAATGACATCGATCCTGCAAATATG ATGCCTCCTCCTAACCAAGTGCCAGCTCCAGACCAGCCCTTTGCCCTGTCCGTTACCAGAGAGGAGTCCACGATTCCTCGCCATGGCACAGAAAAGCACTGGGTTTACCCATCTGAGCAGATGTTCTGGAACGCCATGCTGCGGAAGGG GTGGCGCTGGCGTGATGATGACCTTGCTGCTCCAGATATGACCAACATCATTAAAATCCATAACAAGAACAATGAGCAGGCCTGGCAGGAGATACTGAAATGGGAGGCCCTGCATGCAGA TGAATGTCCATGTGGTCCAACCTTGAAGAGGTTTGGTGGTAAAGCCAAAGAGTACTCACCGAGGGCTCGCATCCGCCACTGGATGGG CTACGAGCTGCCTTTTGACCGCCATGACTGGATCATCGACCGCTGTGGGAAGGAGGTGCGCTACGTCATTGACTACTACGATGGTGAAATCAACAAGGACACCTACCAGTTCTCCATCCTGGATGTACGCCCCGCCTTCGACTCTTTAGATGCTGTGTGGGATCGCATGAAGGTGGCCTGGTGGCGCTGGACCTCCTAA